A window of Mucilaginibacter paludis DSM 18603 contains these coding sequences:
- the traM gene encoding conjugative transposon protein TraM, which produces MKIDFKQPRYILPLILLPFLCLFFYVFHGKARDKGPVKQTAAIQSDVGGVSAHVKKSALSDKLDAFRNTYKESDGLTAVTAVTTDEIAATKLSGNYADRQRAQMDSIDRAMKARFSSGMIAPVKRQDASVQDRQVTAALNALAAQRKARAQSTSSPPGNVPADKDPMTVFKQQMAYVDSLQKANDPALKVERQQQQAKAKALAGQPAALEVRKAPGNGTDFNTIKPEAHSELISAMIDEELTAYAGSRIRLRLLEDIWAGKNLIPKGTVLYGLVNGFTQQRVTFLISSVMSGGQILPVKLSVYDQDGMLGLYVPASAFRDFTKDLSGNTIQGVNIESGSAGNQLLMSSMDKVFQSTSSAIASAIRKNKAKIKYGTYVYLVDPQTIQNTR; this is translated from the coding sequence ATGAAGATCGACTTCAAACAACCGCGTTATATCCTGCCGTTGATATTGCTGCCCTTCCTATGCCTTTTCTTTTACGTATTTCACGGAAAGGCCAGGGACAAAGGGCCGGTAAAGCAAACCGCAGCTATACAAAGCGACGTGGGCGGCGTTTCTGCCCATGTCAAGAAAAGTGCCCTTTCGGATAAGCTGGATGCTTTCCGGAACACTTATAAAGAAAGCGACGGCCTTACCGCTGTAACCGCCGTCACCACGGATGAAATAGCAGCCACGAAATTATCGGGGAACTATGCTGACCGCCAGCGGGCACAAATGGATTCCATCGACCGCGCGATGAAAGCGCGGTTCAGTTCCGGGATGATTGCACCGGTTAAGCGGCAGGATGCCTCGGTGCAGGACAGGCAGGTAACTGCGGCTTTAAATGCGCTGGCCGCGCAGCGCAAAGCACGGGCACAATCAACGAGTAGTCCACCAGGTAATGTTCCGGCTGATAAAGATCCCATGACCGTCTTTAAACAGCAAATGGCTTATGTCGACAGCCTGCAAAAGGCCAATGATCCCGCGTTAAAGGTAGAACGGCAGCAACAACAGGCTAAAGCCAAAGCACTGGCCGGCCAGCCGGCAGCTCTGGAAGTTCGCAAAGCACCGGGGAACGGCACTGATTTTAATACCATTAAACCGGAGGCGCACAGTGAGCTGATCTCGGCCATGATCGACGAGGAACTGACCGCTTATGCCGGTTCACGTATCAGGCTGCGTCTGCTGGAAGATATCTGGGCAGGCAAAAACCTGATCCCCAAAGGAACCGTCCTCTATGGTCTGGTCAATGGCTTTACGCAGCAGCGCGTGACCTTCCTGATCAGTTCCGTGATGTCCGGCGGCCAGATCCTGCCCGTCAAACTTTCGGTCTACGACCAGGACGGAATGTTAGGCCTGTATGTTCCAGCTTCCGCGTTTCGTGATTTCACCAAGGATCTGAGCGGAAACACGATCCAGGGCGTGAACATAGAATCCGGTAGCGCCGGGAACCAACTGCTGATGAGTTCCATGGACAAGGTATTCCAGTCTACTTCATCAGCTATCGCGAGCGCTATCCGCAAAAACAAAGCAAAGATCAAATACGGCACCTATGTGTACCTGGTCGATCCGCAAACCATTCAAAACACCCGTTAA
- the traK gene encoding conjugative transposon protein TraK, whose amino-acid sequence MLIKNIEAKIRLATVVAIGSLVTSVIISGIVSLFAFRQVANARRSVYILDNNVPILAKQTDIQVNRPAEYRAHVDLFHTLFFSLTPDDKYIEYQLKKAMYLIDESGAREYDDLKEKGFFTSILSSSSVLTLQTDSILLDMPRHYFHYYGKLKIDRRSSTLTRSLVTEGYLKDIPRSDNNPHGVLITGWKTLENKDLSNVQKNSF is encoded by the coding sequence ATGCTTATCAAAAATATCGAAGCCAAGATCCGGCTGGCGACAGTGGTCGCCATCGGCAGCCTCGTCACTTCGGTCATCATCAGCGGCATCGTATCCCTGTTTGCCTTCCGGCAGGTAGCCAACGCCCGCAGGAGCGTTTACATCCTGGACAATAATGTCCCGATCCTGGCCAAGCAAACCGATATACAGGTTAACCGCCCTGCGGAATACCGGGCGCATGTTGACCTGTTCCATACGCTGTTTTTTTCGCTGACACCGGATGATAAATACATCGAATACCAGCTTAAAAAGGCGATGTACCTGATCGACGAATCTGGCGCAAGGGAATATGACGACCTTAAGGAAAAAGGTTTTTTTACATCCATTTTATCCTCCAGCTCGGTACTCACCCTGCAAACGGATTCCATATTGCTGGACATGCCGCGACATTACTTCCACTATTACGGAAAATTAAAAATCGACCGGCGCAGCTCGACGCTGACGCGCTCCCTGGTAACAGAAGGTTACCTGAAGGATATCCCGCGCAGCGATAATAACCCCCACGGTGTCCTCATCACGGGGTGGAAGACCCTGGAAAATAAAGACCTCTCCAATGTTCAAAAGAATTCATTCTAA
- a CDS encoding TraG family conjugative transposon ATPase: MNTRKFETPYIGVDPGDDFDILYGSSGEFSVVIAMKNPVVQYSAAASDYDEFQNLLTGIIKILGDGYLLQKQDILHKAPFDPTAADEYLQQKFNAHFAGRAALRIDTFLTVTRQVKKGRFYVYDPKQLRDFRTAVHKVTDVLKAAKCEPSILSEKQITELVRRMLAMRFGKGAFSLNNFKPNDTEIRMGDRSVRCIPLVNSDQVDMPGELGTYTELNENEAVRGFPVDMLSFLYQVLAFEAIVYNQVIEIPAQQATLNKLEVKRKRHSGIPDPANGLCVEDIDLLLKDVARNGQLLVNVHYSIIIAAPTTDIQKSVNYVESALFQLGIIPNQNAYNQLELFRAAMPGNGIELKNYDWFLTTSDAALCLFFKERPMDDEQSSFRIRLTDRQGIPVAIDPADLPMRTGRINNRNKFVLGPSGSGKSFFMNSLVEQYLLFNMDVVIVDVGHSYSGLCAYYGGKYITWQDDKPITMNPFLITEEEYNLEKKDNLVTLIALLWKGAGGSVTTIERDVLTATVSGYYATAFAEGSGIDLSFNSFYEFALKKIPGIKTEERIPFDLDEFRYVLKKFYRGGEYESILNEAGDQSLLNERFVVYEIDALQDNLVLLPIVTLIIMDVFIQKMRNRKNQRKALILEEAWRALMSPIMSTFLLYLNKTVRKFWGEVIEVTQELSDIISNSVVKDSIINNSDTVILLDQRKFRDNYGEIAKVLSISPTEQRKIFTINQLDNREGRARFNEVYIRRGSTGEVYGVEVSRHQYYVYTTEKPEKNAVQIYVQHYGAYPAALDAFLADMDRSGIPAGDFVQKINLQNKPLTI; this comes from the coding sequence ATGAATACCCGCAAGTTTGAAACGCCGTATATCGGCGTTGACCCAGGCGACGACTTCGATATCTTATACGGTTCCAGCGGCGAGTTTTCCGTAGTGATCGCCATGAAAAACCCCGTCGTACAATATTCGGCCGCCGCAAGCGATTACGACGAATTTCAGAACCTGCTCACCGGCATCATTAAAATATTGGGCGACGGTTACCTGCTTCAAAAACAGGATATCCTGCACAAAGCGCCATTCGATCCCACCGCGGCCGATGAGTACCTGCAGCAAAAGTTCAACGCTCATTTTGCGGGCCGGGCAGCACTGCGGATCGACACCTTCCTGACCGTTACCCGCCAGGTCAAAAAAGGCCGCTTTTATGTGTATGACCCCAAGCAGCTGCGGGATTTCCGCACCGCCGTTCATAAGGTAACCGACGTACTGAAGGCTGCCAAATGCGAGCCTTCCATATTATCAGAAAAACAGATCACCGAACTTGTCCGCCGGATGCTCGCCATGCGTTTTGGCAAAGGGGCATTCTCCCTGAACAATTTCAAGCCGAACGATACCGAGATCCGCATGGGCGACCGTTCGGTACGCTGCATTCCCCTGGTGAACAGCGATCAGGTAGATATGCCCGGGGAACTGGGCACCTATACCGAACTGAATGAGAACGAGGCGGTACGCGGCTTTCCTGTCGATATGTTATCCTTTCTCTACCAGGTGCTGGCTTTTGAAGCCATCGTATATAACCAGGTCATTGAAATACCTGCACAGCAGGCTACGCTCAATAAACTGGAAGTAAAACGAAAACGCCATTCAGGGATTCCCGATCCGGCCAACGGACTGTGTGTAGAGGATATTGATCTGCTACTGAAAGACGTCGCCCGTAACGGACAACTGCTTGTCAACGTGCATTACAGCATTATCATTGCAGCACCGACAACGGATATACAAAAATCGGTCAACTACGTGGAAAGCGCCTTGTTTCAGCTCGGCATTATTCCGAATCAGAATGCCTACAACCAGCTGGAGCTGTTTCGCGCCGCCATGCCGGGAAACGGCATCGAATTAAAGAACTATGATTGGTTTCTGACGACCAGCGATGCAGCGCTATGTCTGTTCTTTAAGGAACGGCCCATGGATGATGAACAGTCTTCGTTTCGCATCCGCCTAACCGACAGGCAGGGTATCCCGGTGGCCATAGACCCGGCGGATTTGCCCATGCGTACCGGGCGCATCAACAATAGGAATAAGTTTGTATTAGGGCCCAGCGGTTCTGGCAAATCGTTCTTTATGAACTCCTTAGTGGAGCAATACCTGCTCTTTAATATGGATGTCGTGATCGTGGATGTCGGGCATTCCTATTCCGGATTATGCGCTTATTACGGCGGGAAATACATTACCTGGCAGGATGATAAGCCAATTACCATGAACCCATTCCTCATTACCGAGGAAGAGTACAACCTGGAAAAAAAGGACAACCTGGTTACTCTGATCGCCCTGCTTTGGAAGGGTGCCGGTGGTTCGGTGACCACCATCGAAAGGGATGTACTGACTGCTACGGTAAGCGGGTATTATGCCACGGCTTTTGCAGAAGGTTCGGGCATCGATCTTTCGTTCAATTCCTTTTATGAGTTCGCGCTGAAAAAGATTCCCGGGATCAAAACCGAAGAGCGTATTCCCTTCGATCTCGATGAGTTCCGTTACGTACTCAAAAAGTTCTACCGTGGCGGAGAGTATGAAAGCATCCTTAATGAAGCGGGCGACCAATCGCTGCTGAATGAGCGCTTCGTGGTCTACGAAATTGACGCCTTACAGGACAATTTGGTACTCCTGCCCATTGTTACGCTCATCATTATGGATGTATTTATCCAAAAAATGCGCAACCGCAAAAACCAGCGAAAGGCGCTGATCCTTGAAGAAGCCTGGCGTGCATTGATGTCACCGATCATGAGCACCTTTTTATTGTATTTGAATAAAACGGTGCGCAAGTTCTGGGGCGAGGTGATCGAAGTAACACAGGAGCTTTCGGATATCATCAGTAATTCGGTGGTAAAGGACAGCATCATTAACAACTCGGATACCGTCATCCTGCTGGATCAGCGGAAATTCAGGGACAACTACGGCGAGATCGCCAAAGTGCTTTCCATCTCACCGACCGAGCAGCGCAAGATCTTTACCATCAACCAGTTGGATAACCGCGAAGGCCGCGCCCGCTTTAATGAAGTGTATATCCGTCGCGGTTCCACAGGAGAGGTCTATGGCGTCGAGGTTAGCCGCCACCAATATTATGTCTACACCACCGAAAAGCCCGAAAAGAATGCTGTCCAAATTTATGTGCAGCATTACGGAGCCTATCCGGCGGCACTGGACGCCTTTCTTGCGGACATGGATCGCAGCGGAATCCCCGCAGGTGACTTTGTTCAAAAGATCAACCTGCAAAACAAACCCTTAACCATCTAA
- a CDS encoding DUF4134 domain-containing protein, whose amino-acid sequence MLKNIQRKLAWVLALIVSPIFVFAQSGVNGLTTATSTLKTYIDPVTDITLVIGGIVGIVGGIRVYSKWNSGDQDINKELMGWGGSCLFLVLSSLIIKAFFGL is encoded by the coding sequence ATGCTTAAAAACATCCAGCGCAAGCTGGCCTGGGTACTGGCGCTTATCGTCAGCCCAATTTTCGTATTTGCCCAAAGCGGCGTTAACGGGTTAACTACCGCAACATCCACCCTGAAAACCTATATCGATCCGGTAACCGACATCACCCTGGTTATCGGTGGTATTGTCGGTATCGTCGGTGGTATCCGCGTGTATTCAAAATGGAATTCGGGGGACCAGGATATCAACAAGGAGTTGATGGGATGGGGTGGTTCCTGTTTATTTCTCGTACTCTCCTCGCTGATCATTAAAGCCTTTTTCGGTTTATGA
- a CDS encoding DUF4138 domain-containing protein yields MKKYLLLLAAIIMAVGQSFAQLNKRDLPVVYLPTNVSVHFVSPEPIRFVDISVKDISGDLPVPNVLRIHLRDSVSRFNDAVVTITGEKFIAQYRVVPCRDDQDGTVQTEIAIEPADCRPLDNPEIGLSQPELKSNALRLLAMRPGHPVEEAKAFGLEGALFHIYTLGDYIFLDIGYRNQTKLPYTIDQLRFSMEDKKVTKASTVQSVAVTPLYVLQDIPGFTKYYRNIFVFKKLTFPGNKVFTISLSEKQLSGRTLTLKAGYKDLLRADVLPK; encoded by the coding sequence ATGAAAAAATATTTGTTATTGCTTGCCGCAATCATAATGGCAGTAGGGCAAAGTTTTGCCCAATTAAATAAACGCGATCTGCCGGTCGTGTATCTTCCGACAAACGTATCCGTTCATTTCGTATCCCCCGAACCGATCCGTTTCGTGGATATTTCGGTTAAAGACATTTCAGGCGACCTGCCGGTACCCAACGTTTTGCGTATCCACCTCCGTGATTCCGTCTCCCGATTTAACGACGCCGTGGTTACCATAACCGGTGAAAAGTTTATCGCCCAGTACCGGGTAGTTCCCTGCCGGGATGATCAGGACGGTACCGTACAAACAGAGATCGCCATTGAACCCGCTGATTGCCGGCCGCTGGATAATCCGGAGATCGGTCTTTCACAGCCGGAACTCAAATCAAACGCCCTGCGGCTTTTGGCGATGCGGCCGGGCCATCCCGTTGAAGAAGCGAAAGCATTCGGATTGGAGGGCGCACTATTTCACATTTACACGCTTGGCGATTATATCTTTCTGGACATAGGATATCGTAATCAAACGAAGTTGCCCTATACCATTGATCAACTGCGTTTCAGTATGGAGGATAAAAAAGTCACCAAGGCCAGTACCGTTCAGTCCGTAGCCGTTACGCCATTATATGTCCTGCAGGATATTCCGGGCTTCACTAAATATTACCGGAACATTTTCGTATTTAAAAAACTGACCTTCCCCGGCAATAAGGTGTTTACTATCAGCCTGAGTGAAAAACAGCTTTCAGGGCGCACGCTGACCCTCAAAGCCGGTTACAAGGACCTGCTCCGTGCCGATGTCCTTCCAAAATAA
- a CDS encoding DNA methylase codes for MAYNPREKLAANIAALRIALDWDGKRKLMAAEISTLKTYSGFGGLKAVLYPAGEQDEWVKMNASQADLRLYPQVMELHALLKEKLSSYTYKRALDDLQDSSLTAYYTPDLLPRAIYTALGDQGLLPKYLYEPSAGAGIFVTEGARLLPELQKVTAVEKDLLTGKVLAAICSEMQVPVDVHVKGFEETEASEKGRFDLIASNIPFGNISVFDPAFKNNSITDRIHNYFFAKGLDKIGHGGLLAFLTTDAFLNTPGNDMARKHLFTSADFISLLVLPDNLMKDNANVEAPTHLLLVQKNDHKNSFSESEELLLATVEQTGENGTYPLNAYVHRHHELIMADEVAEGTNQYGKPARVIWHNGDMEDLFPAMVEQLANDLDARFDRARFETLQQQLAFEKGELDRRNESVKTDTTKQLTFLEIPLPKETKVVAQLGLFDAAPQPVGKAQAYLSDKDNASVDTSSARIISTIRTTERPEHDSVVLLTARAKSTGRYLYKLYANVAELKVSAKWLTGNVLTDELKALSTKLKSFGYDYVYEGDKSLEPAFGLVPERPKGFRNLKPFYVKDTLVMHGDKAGLIGTPGETEAEFFPFEEQDQRAFYKAYIKVRDAYIELFNTESTTLMEQPALRATLNQNYQAFTETYGELNRTFNRSRMLNDPAFGFTVLYSLEKKEEGRFVKSDILNGPVFPRQKALKTDDPAEALARCLNDKGFVDLNYISGVTGLSEQDVIAGLEKQIIYNPGKQDWETTDRYLSGNVVQKLAEAEIAIKENPDHLQIARSLAAIQRAQPETIPYELLELDFNLGERWIPTDYYQRFATRLFEINTQVEYFPSADTFKVGYSGGNAITDGEFAVTPKSGQKMKGHTLLEHALENTNPFFTYKVNLDGEEIRIPDNEATQAAHQKIELIRERFIAWLKELPSDEKLFLEKRYNTIFNCYALRQYDGSHLTFPGLDLKGAGVPALYDSQRNAAWRIIQNRGALIDHEVGLGKTLTMIIAAVEMKRLGIISKPSILALKANVIQIADTFRKAYPNARILAPTEDDFTPGKRQQLFLQIKNNNWDCVIMTHEQFGKIPQDPEIQREILQEELDNVVRDLQTLENLGAQITRKMLKGLRVRQANLRASLAQIVFDIQNVKDSGITFQEMGIDHLFVDESHKFKNLTFTTRHNRVAGLGNPQGSQRALNMLFAVRSLQKKFDADLCVTFLSGTPISNSLTEMYLIFKYLRPRELQRQQIENFDGWAAVYARKTVDFEFSVTNEIIQKERFRHFVKVPELALFYNEITDYKTAEQINLDKPELDEQLVNIKPTPEQEDFIRRLMDFAATGDATLIGREPLTEEEDKARMLIATNYAKKMATDMRLINADLYSDHPDNKVNTCARKVAEFYELSKEHRGTQLVFCDIGTPKSDEFNIYDALKDKLVQDFGIPAGQISFIHDWPDKKRPEMFRLMNAGYIRVMLGSTEKLGTGTNVQERGVALHDLDIPWRPSDLNQRGGRFSRKGNWLAKEHFDNKVPRFVYATEKSLDNYKFNLLQTKQRFIDQIKNSQISVRSIDEGALDEQSGMGFAEYIAILSGDTSLLDKTRVDKKIAALEGSRSSHYKEVSRARVRLEVVEQERSKTLVTLEKLAVDESDYKKLLTHDDEGTKHNPIRMTGLESADPEIIGKHIIDLYRNWKPAKGESEDKQVGTLYGFDLYIRQQREGYETNGLMDYKYSNSLYAESPQSGIKYLYNGGLPNVDNPKLAARYYINAIDRVVSLKEKYEKEVATLEKEVPVLKGIMGREFEKEQELADLKAEAARLQEKIAGTIRDNQMKVVEGSENDEIAEIQDEDNILSLDSEQENEPRRAIGR; via the coding sequence ATGGCCTATAATCCACGTGAGAAACTGGCCGCCAATATCGCGGCTCTTCGCATAGCACTGGACTGGGACGGTAAGCGTAAACTGATGGCTGCTGAAATTTCGACCTTAAAGACCTACTCAGGTTTTGGTGGTTTAAAAGCCGTACTCTATCCGGCAGGAGAACAGGACGAATGGGTTAAAATGAATGCCTCGCAAGCCGATCTCCGTTTGTACCCCCAGGTTATGGAATTGCACGCCTTGTTAAAGGAAAAGTTAAGCAGTTATACTTATAAACGTGCATTGGATGATTTGCAGGACAGTTCGCTCACAGCCTATTACACCCCTGACCTGCTGCCCCGTGCCATCTATACTGCGCTGGGCGATCAGGGATTGTTACCGAAGTATCTGTATGAACCAAGCGCAGGGGCAGGAATATTTGTTACCGAAGGAGCCCGTCTTTTACCGGAACTGCAGAAGGTGACGGCTGTAGAAAAAGATCTGCTGACCGGCAAGGTGCTTGCGGCCATCTGTTCTGAAATGCAGGTACCTGTAGATGTACACGTAAAGGGCTTTGAGGAAACTGAAGCCTCAGAGAAGGGACGTTTCGACCTGATCGCATCCAATATACCTTTTGGAAATATTTCAGTTTTCGACCCTGCATTTAAAAACAACAGCATTACAGACCGTATTCACAATTATTTCTTTGCAAAAGGCCTGGACAAAATAGGACACGGTGGTTTATTGGCCTTTTTGACGACTGATGCGTTCCTGAACACACCCGGTAACGATATGGCCCGTAAACACTTGTTTACCTCGGCAGATTTTATCAGCCTGCTCGTTCTGCCGGATAACCTGATGAAGGATAACGCCAATGTAGAAGCGCCAACCCACCTCTTGCTGGTACAGAAGAACGACCATAAAAACAGTTTTTCAGAATCCGAGGAACTGTTGCTGGCCACGGTTGAACAAACCGGGGAGAACGGTACCTATCCGCTCAATGCTTATGTTCACCGTCATCATGAACTGATCATGGCAGACGAAGTCGCAGAAGGTACCAACCAGTACGGCAAACCCGCCCGGGTGATCTGGCATAACGGGGACATGGAGGATCTGTTCCCGGCGATGGTGGAGCAATTGGCGAATGACTTGGATGCCCGCTTTGATAGGGCACGGTTTGAAACACTGCAGCAACAGCTGGCTTTTGAAAAAGGTGAGCTGGACAGGCGCAACGAATCGGTAAAGACGGATACTACAAAGCAGCTCACCTTCCTGGAAATTCCGTTACCCAAGGAAACTAAAGTGGTTGCCCAGTTAGGGCTCTTCGATGCAGCCCCGCAGCCCGTCGGGAAGGCGCAGGCTTATTTATCCGATAAGGACAACGCGAGCGTGGATACTTCATCTGCCCGCATCATCAGCACGATCCGGACAACCGAACGCCCTGAACATGACAGTGTGGTATTGCTGACCGCACGGGCCAAATCTACCGGGCGTTACCTGTATAAACTCTATGCCAACGTCGCGGAATTAAAAGTATCCGCCAAATGGCTGACGGGGAATGTATTGACGGATGAACTCAAAGCGCTTTCCACAAAACTTAAGAGTTTCGGGTACGATTACGTTTATGAAGGTGACAAAAGCCTGGAACCGGCCTTCGGCCTGGTACCTGAAAGGCCAAAAGGCTTCCGGAACCTCAAACCATTCTATGTCAAGGATACCCTGGTTATGCATGGCGACAAGGCAGGACTGATCGGCACTCCCGGAGAAACGGAAGCAGAATTCTTCCCATTTGAGGAGCAGGACCAGCGGGCTTTTTATAAAGCCTATATTAAGGTTCGCGATGCATATATAGAGTTGTTCAACACGGAATCAACAACCCTGATGGAGCAGCCTGCGCTACGGGCGACCCTGAATCAAAACTACCAGGCATTTACTGAAACATACGGCGAACTGAACAGGACGTTTAACCGCTCGCGGATGCTGAATGATCCAGCCTTCGGCTTCACCGTGCTTTACTCTCTTGAAAAAAAGGAAGAAGGGCGCTTTGTCAAATCAGACATTCTTAACGGGCCGGTATTCCCACGACAGAAGGCCTTAAAGACCGACGATCCTGCCGAAGCGTTGGCGCGCTGCCTGAACGATAAGGGTTTTGTAGACCTCAATTATATCTCCGGGGTAACCGGGCTTTCCGAACAGGACGTGATTGCCGGTCTGGAAAAGCAGATCATTTATAACCCGGGGAAACAGGATTGGGAAACCACCGACCGTTATTTGTCAGGAAATGTCGTTCAGAAATTAGCCGAGGCGGAAATAGCTATTAAGGAGAACCCCGACCATTTGCAGATCGCCCGCAGCCTGGCCGCCATTCAGCGTGCACAGCCTGAAACCATACCCTACGAATTACTGGAGCTGGACTTCAACCTGGGTGAACGCTGGATACCGACAGATTACTACCAGCGTTTTGCCACCAGGCTTTTTGAGATCAATACGCAGGTGGAGTATTTCCCTTCTGCCGATACGTTCAAGGTGGGCTATTCAGGGGGAAACGCGATTACCGACGGAGAGTTTGCTGTGACCCCGAAATCAGGACAGAAAATGAAAGGGCACACGCTCCTGGAGCATGCGCTGGAAAACACGAATCCCTTCTTTACCTATAAAGTTAATCTTGACGGTGAAGAAATACGAATACCGGACAATGAAGCTACCCAGGCAGCACATCAAAAGATCGAGCTTATCCGTGAACGCTTTATCGCCTGGCTGAAAGAACTGCCGTCCGACGAAAAGTTGTTCCTGGAAAAGCGGTACAACACCATCTTTAATTGCTACGCGCTGCGCCAATACGATGGCAGCCACCTGACCTTTCCGGGACTTGACCTGAAAGGTGCCGGGGTTCCCGCCTTGTACGATTCCCAGCGGAATGCCGCATGGCGCATCATTCAAAACCGGGGTGCGCTGATCGATCATGAGGTGGGTTTGGGTAAAACGCTGACCATGATCATTGCAGCGGTAGAGATGAAGCGACTCGGTATTATTTCCAAGCCATCTATATTGGCGCTGAAGGCAAACGTAATTCAGATTGCCGACACCTTCCGCAAGGCTTACCCCAACGCACGCATATTGGCGCCAACGGAAGATGACTTCACACCCGGGAAACGTCAGCAGCTCTTCCTTCAGATTAAGAATAACAATTGGGACTGTGTCATCATGACCCACGAACAATTCGGGAAAATTCCGCAGGACCCGGAAATTCAACGCGAGATCTTGCAGGAAGAACTGGACAACGTCGTGCGTGACCTGCAAACCCTGGAAAACCTGGGTGCACAGATCACCCGCAAAATGCTGAAAGGCCTTCGGGTGCGTCAGGCCAATTTGCGGGCGTCACTGGCACAAATCGTTTTCGACATCCAAAACGTGAAGGATAGCGGTATCACTTTCCAGGAAATGGGCATAGACCATCTCTTCGTGGATGAAAGCCACAAATTCAAGAACCTCACCTTTACCACCCGGCATAACCGGGTGGCCGGGCTGGGTAACCCGCAGGGCAGCCAGCGGGCACTGAATATGCTTTTCGCTGTGCGCTCCCTGCAAAAAAAGTTCGACGCCGATCTCTGTGTAACCTTTTTATCCGGTACGCCTATCTCCAATAGCTTAACGGAGATGTACCTGATCTTTAAGTACCTCCGGCCACGTGAACTGCAAAGACAGCAGATCGAAAACTTCGACGGCTGGGCAGCGGTATATGCCCGCAAAACGGTAGACTTTGAATTTTCGGTTACCAACGAGATCATTCAGAAAGAAAGGTTTCGTCATTTTGTAAAAGTGCCGGAACTGGCGCTATTCTATAACGAGATCACCGATTATAAGACAGCGGAACAGATCAACCTGGATAAACCGGAACTCGATGAGCAACTGGTGAACATCAAGCCAACGCCCGAGCAGGAGGATTTTATCCGCCGCCTGATGGATTTTGCTGCCACGGGTGACGCCACGCTGATCGGACGCGAACCGTTGACCGAGGAAGAAGACAAAGCGCGAATGCTTATCGCCACCAATTACGCTAAGAAAATGGCGACGGATATGCGCCTGATCAATGCGGATCTGTACAGCGACCACCCGGATAACAAGGTAAATACCTGCGCGCGCAAAGTGGCCGAATTTTATGAACTGAGTAAGGAACACCGGGGCACCCAACTGGTGTTCTGCGATATCGGTACGCCGAAGAGCGACGAGTTCAATATTTACGATGCGCTGAAGGATAAGCTGGTGCAGGATTTTGGCATTCCGGCTGGTCAGATCTCCTTTATTCATGACTGGCCGGATAAGAAGCGTCCGGAAATGTTCCGCCTGATGAACGCCGGCTATATCCGCGTGATGCTTGGCAGTACCGAAAAGCTGGGAACCGGCACCAACGTGCAGGAACGGGGCGTGGCCCTCCACGACCTGGATATCCCCTGGCGGCCATCAGACCTTAACCAGCGCGGCGGCAGGTTCAGCCGTAAGGGTAACTGGCTGGCGAAAGAACATTTTGATAACAAGGTGCCCAGGTTTGTTTATGCCACCGAAAAATCACTGGACAATTACAAATTTAACCTGCTGCAAACCAAGCAACGGTTTATCGACCAGATCAAAAATAGCCAGATCAGTGTCCGTTCCATCGACGAAGGTGCCCTGGATGAACAGAGCGGGATGGGTTTTGCGGAATACATCGCCATCCTTTCCGGCGATACCTCATTGCTCGACAAAACGCGCGTCGATAAAAAGATAGCCGCCTTGGAGGGCTCCCGTTCATCACATTATAAGGAGGTTTCCCGGGCGCGGGTACGTCTTGAGGTTGTTGAACAGGAACGCAGTAAAACACTGGTGACCCTCGAAAAACTGGCCGTGGATGAAAGCGATTACAAGAAATTGCTCACCCATGATGACGAAGGAACAAAACATAACCCCATTCGCATGACAGGTTTGGAATCAGCAGACCCGGAAATTATTGGCAAGCATATCATTGACCTTTACCGGAACTGGAAACCTGCCAAGGGGGAATCCGAGGATAAACAGGTTGGTACGTTGTATGGTTTTGACCTGTATATCCGTCAGCAGCGCGAAGGTTATGAAACCAATGGCCTGATGGATTACAAGTATTCCAACTCTTTGTATGCCGAAAGCCCGCAGTCAGGTATTAAATACCTGTATAATGGCGGCCTGCCTAACGTGGATAATCCTAAACTCGCCGCGCGGTATTACATCAATGCCATAGACCGGGTGGTATCGCTAAAGGAAAAATATGAAAAAGAGGTGGCCACCCTGGAAAAAGAAGTACCTGTATTGAAAGGAATCATGGGCAGGGAGTTTGAAAAGGAACAGGAACTGGCCGACCTCAAAGCAGAAGCGGCAAGGCTCCAGGAGAAAATCGCGGGAACGATCAGGGATAATCAAATGAAAGTCGTGGAAGGATCTGAAAACGATGAGATCGCCGAAATTCAGGACGAGGATAATATCCTGTCACTGGATTCAGAACAGGAGAACGAGCCCCGTCGGGCAATCGGGAGGTAA